The following are encoded in a window of Streptococcus pasteurianus genomic DNA:
- a CDS encoding sugar kinase, with product MKVVAFGEIMLRLSPPQHQTLTQATQLDCQFGGSELNVLSTLGQLGHKVSIVSAIPDNDLGHMAESFLFAHQIDQEHLVKTGNRLGIYYYQKGFSLRSSRVLYDRKYSSFYESQLSDYDLDAIIEDMDWLHISGITVALNPRIYDIALALMAKAKDQNIPISFDLNYRESLWKSFQDAREQLSKLVSLADVCIGIEPVSIVSERGTDLKDDLGLSRPYKDRDALLMVLKAMVDQYDLKYIAFTEREIGATNEYLLKAYLYDGQDEKLYETDRESIQVLDRVGTGDAFTAGIIYGLIENASVKETLELGMASFKFKHTIEGDINIVTKKDITQFMTKGDLDIKR from the coding sequence ATGAAGGTTGTTGCTTTTGGAGAAATTATGTTAAGGTTATCACCTCCACAGCATCAAACGCTCACTCAGGCTACACAGTTAGACTGCCAATTTGGAGGTTCAGAACTTAATGTTCTTTCAACCTTAGGACAGTTGGGGCACAAAGTTTCTATAGTATCTGCTATACCAGATAATGACTTAGGTCACATGGCAGAGTCTTTCTTGTTTGCACATCAAATAGATCAAGAACATTTAGTTAAAACAGGAAATAGGCTTGGAATTTATTACTATCAAAAAGGTTTTTCTTTAAGAAGTAGTCGTGTTTTGTATGATCGTAAGTATTCATCATTTTATGAATCTCAATTATCAGATTACGATTTAGATGCTATTATAGAAGATATGGATTGGCTTCATATTAGCGGTATAACAGTAGCATTAAATCCTAGAATTTACGATATTGCACTTGCTTTAATGGCTAAAGCGAAAGACCAAAACATTCCTATTTCATTTGACTTGAATTACCGTGAGAGTCTTTGGAAATCATTTCAAGATGCACGGGAGCAGTTATCAAAACTAGTTTCTTTAGCAGACGTATGTATTGGAATTGAGCCTGTTTCGATAGTAAGTGAACGTGGAACTGACTTAAAAGATGATTTAGGCTTATCAAGACCTTATAAAGATCGCGATGCATTGTTAATGGTTTTAAAAGCAATGGTTGATCAGTATGATTTGAAGTATATTGCTTTTACAGAACGCGAAATCGGTGCGACTAATGAGTATCTTTTAAAAGCCTATTTATATGATGGACAAGATGAGAAATTATATGAAACAGACCGTGAGTCAATACAGGTGTTGGATCGTGTAGGAACTGGTGATGCATTTACAGCAGGTATTATTTATGGTCTTATTGAAAACGCTTCAGTTAAAGAAACTTTAGAACTTGGAATGGCTAGTTTTAAATTCAAGCACACTATCGAGGGTGATATTAATATAGTGACTAAAAAAGATATTACACAGTTTATGACAAAAGGTGATTTAGATATTAAACGATAG
- a CDS encoding MFS transporter, with product MSHKMERSDTVAYNRAKLWQIVCFAMNNSSSNMYIFTFSYITYFATGILGLAAIAISQIMGYIRIFDGVIDPAIGIIIDKTDTKFGKYRPIIILGNLITAASFWFLFNIDMFGQSLRFPMFLLALIVHKIGYSFQQTVTKAGQTALTNDPKQRPIFNMVDGIVTTALSTAVAYVITNILVKQYGGFTGEMFDVLVFWVISISAVLGVIAIIGIWQKDRKEYFGLGEKTQKTDLKDYWKVLKGNKPLQVLSLSAALVKFVTQLFSDAVMTVMLFAILFGNYDLAGNFSLLVIIPGMIINFAFSAFARRKGLRTAYVLALKIGIIGLLSFAAVLFFGEPGKLSLTHVNLYTILFCITYIVGRYVSSVPSGLVLTMGADISDYETSVSGRYVSGMIGTIFSLTDSIASSFAPMVIGWGVAAIGFTKEYPTVGTPLTPELKWVTILLIAVIPAAFLCISLFLMHYYKLDVKEMTRIQEKIHVMKAAKDEERVRDIAKNVPLSDMEYVDLSKYPLD from the coding sequence ATGAGTCACAAAATGGAGAGAAGCGATACAGTCGCTTACAATCGAGCAAAATTATGGCAAATTGTATGTTTTGCGATGAACAATTCATCTAGTAACATGTACATTTTTACTTTTAGCTATATCACTTATTTTGCGACAGGAATACTTGGATTGGCAGCAATTGCTATCAGTCAAATTATGGGGTATATTCGTATCTTCGATGGTGTGATTGACCCTGCTATCGGAATCATTATAGATAAGACAGATACAAAATTTGGAAAGTATCGTCCAATTATTATTCTGGGAAATTTAATAACAGCGGCATCTTTTTGGTTCCTATTCAACATTGATATGTTTGGACAATCTTTACGATTCCCGATGTTTTTACTTGCTTTAATTGTGCACAAAATCGGTTATTCATTCCAACAGACTGTCACAAAGGCTGGTCAAACAGCTTTAACTAACGATCCAAAGCAACGTCCTATTTTTAACATGGTAGATGGCATTGTTACTACTGCATTATCAACAGCTGTTGCTTATGTGATTACAAATATCTTGGTTAAACAATACGGTGGTTTTACAGGTGAGATGTTTGATGTTCTTGTCTTTTGGGTAATTAGCATTTCAGCGGTTTTAGGTGTGATTGCTATTATTGGAATTTGGCAAAAAGATCGCAAAGAATACTTTGGCTTAGGTGAAAAAACTCAAAAAACAGATTTAAAAGATTATTGGAAGGTTCTTAAAGGGAATAAACCACTTCAAGTATTATCGTTATCTGCTGCTTTAGTAAAATTTGTGACACAATTATTTAGTGATGCTGTTATGACAGTAATGCTCTTTGCTATTTTATTTGGCAATTATGATTTAGCAGGAAACTTTAGTTTACTTGTGATTATTCCTGGAATGATTATTAATTTTGCTTTTTCTGCCTTTGCTCGTCGTAAAGGACTTAGAACAGCCTATGTTTTAGCCCTAAAAATCGGCATTATTGGTTTGTTATCTTTTGCAGCCGTTCTATTCTTTGGTGAACCTGGAAAATTAAGTTTAACACATGTGAATTTGTATACGATTCTATTCTGTATTACTTATATCGTTGGGCGTTATGTATCAAGTGTCCCTTCAGGACTAGTTTTAACAATGGGGGCTGATATCTCAGATTACGAAACTTCTGTTTCTGGGCGTTACGTTTCTGGTATGATTGGGACTATTTTTTCACTAACAGATTCTATTGCCTCTTCTTTTGCACCTATGGTTATTGGTTGGGGTGTAGCTGCAATCGGCTTTACAAAAGAATACCCTACTGTTGGAACACCACTGACACCTGAATTAAAGTGGGTTACTATCTTATTGATTGCTGTTATTCCAGCGGCTTTCCTTTGCATTTCTCTTTTCCTAATGCATTACTACAAGTTAGATGTTAAAGAAATGACTCGTATTCAAGAAAAAATACATGTTATGAAAGCCGCAAAAGATGAAGAACGTGTTAGAGACATTGCTAAGAATGTTCCACTTTCTGATATGGAATATGTGGATTTATCTAAATATCCGTTAGATTAA
- a CDS encoding ABC-F family ATP-binding cassette domain-containing protein: MSILEVKHLSHGFGERTIFEDVSFRLLKGEHIGLVGANGEGKSTFMSIVTGHLQPDEGKVEWSKYVTAGYLDQHTVLEAGMSVRDVLRTAFDELFKTEARINEIYMSMADDGADMDALMEEVGELQDRLESRDFYTLDAKIDEVARALGVMDFGMDSDVTELSGGQRTKVLLAKLLLEKPDILLLDEPTNYLDAEHIEWLKRYLQNYENAFVLISHDIPFLNDVINIVYHVENHDLVRYTGDYDNFQAVYAMKKAQLEAAYERQQKEIADLQDFVNRNKARVATRNMAMSRQKKLDKMERIELQSEKPKPSFEFKESRTPSRFIFQTQNLEIGYDHPLTKPLNLTFERNQKVAIIGANGIGKTTLLKSLLGIIPPISGSVERGDYIELGYFEQEVVAGNRQTPLEAVWDAFPALNQAEVRAALARCGLTSKHIESQIQVLSGGEQAKVRFCLLMNRENNVLVLDEPTNHLDVDAKEELKRALKSYRGSILMVCHEPDFYEGWTEVWDFNNMM, encoded by the coding sequence ATGAGTATTTTAGAAGTTAAACATTTAAGTCATGGTTTTGGTGAGCGCACGATTTTTGAGGATGTCTCATTTCGTCTGTTAAAAGGGGAGCATATCGGTCTTGTCGGAGCCAATGGTGAGGGAAAATCAACCTTTATGAGCATTGTTACTGGTCATTTGCAGCCAGATGAGGGAAAAGTAGAGTGGTCAAAATACGTAACGGCTGGTTATTTGGATCAACACACGGTTCTTGAGGCAGGAATGAGCGTGCGTGACGTTTTGCGAACAGCTTTTGATGAGCTTTTCAAGACAGAAGCACGTATCAACGAGATTTATATGTCTATGGCGGATGATGGCGCTGATATGGACGCTTTGATGGAAGAAGTAGGGGAACTACAAGACCGTCTGGAATCACGTGATTTTTACACCTTAGACGCTAAAATTGATGAAGTCGCGCGTGCCCTTGGTGTGATGGATTTTGGTATGGATTCTGATGTTACCGAACTTTCTGGTGGGCAACGTACCAAGGTGTTATTGGCAAAACTGTTGCTTGAAAAACCAGATATCTTACTTTTGGACGAACCGACTAACTACCTTGATGCCGAACACATCGAATGGTTGAAACGTTATTTACAGAATTACGAGAATGCCTTTGTCTTAATTTCACATGACATTCCATTCTTAAATGATGTTATCAATATCGTTTATCATGTGGAAAATCATGATTTGGTGCGTTATACTGGTGATTATGATAATTTCCAAGCTGTTTATGCCATGAAAAAAGCACAATTAGAAGCAGCTTATGAACGTCAACAGAAAGAAATCGCAGACTTACAAGATTTTGTTAATCGTAACAAGGCGCGTGTTGCCACACGTAATATGGCAATGTCACGTCAGAAAAAATTGGATAAGATGGAACGCATCGAGTTACAATCTGAAAAGCCGAAACCTTCTTTTGAATTTAAAGAGTCGCGTACACCAAGTCGTTTCATCTTCCAGACACAGAATTTAGAAATCGGTTATGACCACCCATTGACAAAACCACTCAATCTCACTTTTGAGCGCAATCAGAAAGTGGCTATCATTGGTGCCAATGGTATCGGTAAAACGACTTTGCTGAAAAGCTTGCTTGGTATTATTCCGCCAATTTCAGGTAGTGTTGAACGTGGCGATTACATTGAACTTGGTTATTTTGAACAAGAAGTCGTAGCAGGAAATCGTCAAACGCCGCTCGAAGCTGTTTGGGATGCTTTCCCAGCGCTCAATCAAGCAGAAGTCCGTGCAGCACTTGCACGTTGTGGATTGACTTCAAAACACATTGAAAGCCAAATTCAGGTGCTTTCAGGTGGTGAACAAGCCAAAGTTCGCTTCTGTTTATTAATGAATCGTGAAAATAACGTTCTTGTCCTTGACGAACCAACCAACCACTTGGACGTTGATGCCAAAGAAGAACTCAAACGTGCCCTAAAATCCTACAGAGGAAGCATTCTCATGGTTTGCCACGAGCCTGATTTCTACGAAGGCTGGACAGAAGTCTGGGACTTTAACAACATGATGTAA
- a CDS encoding ECF transporter S component: MKHLTTRQLVELSLYAALIFISVQFLRIPLGAQFVHFGNALVVVAVLLYGSRLGALVAAIGLGLFDVLNGYAAEVWITILESLIVCLVLHFVFEKLMHSDDKRRNVIIVGIIAAITKIISNLVKYTIINSVAGGLQFQVAFLAALVKIGGTFGSALVTIISVPILYPILKQIFSHHAQPKTISE; encoded by the coding sequence ATGAAACATCTCACTACACGTCAACTTGTCGAATTAAGCTTATATGCAGCTTTAATTTTCATTAGTGTCCAATTTTTGCGTATTCCTCTTGGAGCTCAATTTGTCCATTTCGGAAATGCTTTAGTGGTTGTTGCAGTTTTACTTTACGGTTCACGATTAGGTGCGCTAGTAGCAGCTATCGGACTAGGTTTATTCGATGTGTTAAATGGATACGCTGCAGAAGTTTGGATTACCATATTAGAGTCTTTGATAGTTTGTCTGGTTCTTCATTTTGTGTTTGAAAAATTAATGCACTCTGATGATAAAAGGCGCAACGTTATTATTGTTGGGATTATTGCAGCGATAACAAAAATTATTAGTAATCTTGTCAAATACACGATTATCAATAGCGTTGCTGGTGGTCTCCAGTTTCAAGTTGCTTTCCTAGCAGCCTTGGTTAAAATCGGTGGTACATTTGGTTCAGCTCTGGTAACGATTATCTCTGTTCCAATTCTCTACCCAATTCTCAAACAAATCTTTTCACATCACGCACAACCCAAAACCATTTCTGAATGA
- a CDS encoding pyridoxamine kinase, translating to MKNPTKSVIVANDIVGLGKVALSTALPILSACQIEVIPLPTVLLSSHTGGFENISITKLNQATTGFLTQWNTINFSVDGLMTGYFNSQEQLHQIAEFAKQRKLARFVDPIMADNGRLYAGYQQDFVTAMQQFCQNADVITPNITEACLLADVPYLGEDYTRKDIEELLLRLKKFHNKHVILTGVSFKAGQIGLAHFNQQSGSVTYHMSKAYPHHFFGTGDLLCAVLGAGYFHGLSLDKTAEVALDFIDKTLQLTLELKRDLKLGLCYEPYLLDLAIQMKHLKEEKE from the coding sequence ATGAAGAATCCTACAAAGTCAGTTATCGTTGCCAATGATATTGTCGGTTTGGGCAAGGTCGCCTTGTCAACGGCCTTACCTATTTTGTCAGCTTGTCAGATTGAGGTCATTCCGTTGCCAACAGTGCTTTTATCGTCGCATACAGGTGGTTTTGAAAATATTAGTATTACAAAATTGAATCAAGCGACAACAGGCTTCTTAACCCAGTGGAATACTATAAATTTTTCTGTTGATGGCTTGATGACTGGTTATTTCAACTCTCAAGAACAATTGCATCAAATAGCAGAATTTGCTAAGCAAAGAAAACTGGCACGTTTTGTTGACCCTATCATGGCTGACAATGGGCGTTTGTATGCAGGCTATCAGCAAGATTTTGTGACCGCCATGCAGCAATTTTGCCAAAATGCTGATGTCATTACGCCAAACATTACTGAAGCTTGTTTATTAGCAGATGTTCCTTATCTCGGTGAAGATTATACAAGAAAAGATATTGAAGAATTGCTTTTAAGGCTTAAAAAATTTCATAATAAGCACGTGATTTTAACGGGTGTTTCTTTCAAAGCAGGGCAAATCGGATTAGCACATTTCAATCAACAGAGCGGCAGCGTCACTTATCATATGTCTAAGGCCTATCCGCATCATTTTTTTGGAACAGGTGATTTATTGTGTGCTGTTTTGGGAGCTGGTTATTTTCATGGCTTATCGTTGGATAAAACAGCAGAAGTAGCGCTTGATTTTATTGATAAAACCTTGCAATTGACTTTAGAGTTGAAACGAGATTTGAAATTAGGACTTTGTTATGAACCTTATTTGTTGGACTTAGCTATTCAAATGAAGCACTTGAAGGAGGAAAAAGAATGA
- a CDS encoding aminotransferase-like domain-containing protein, which yields MTSKYQEIMTAIVEQIESGILKKGDKIPSIRVLSQTYHCSKDTVQRALLELKFKNYIYAVNKSGYYVLEGKSQKEEPLNLSLTEYNNMAYEDFTTCLTETLVNRENYLFNYYYQQQGLQELILSLKNYLEKGAIYAKENDILVTSGTQQALYILSQVSFPNKKTTILLEQPTYHRMIDLVASQNLPYQTIERDFNGIDLTTLERLFKTQDIKFFYTISRFSNPLGLSYTAIEKQKIVELAQKYDVYIIEDDYMGDFTKSTDLPLHYYDTSGHVIYLKSFSMTIFPALRLGTIVLPQPLMQTFLEYKKMIDYDTNLIMQKALSLYLDSGMFEKNLNYLSQVFHEQVAKTTVLLSQFPNIQHYSASLQHLLIELPQDRHLGELKFTNKINYLENSYLTTPQKRFIQIPNDIHLSETLNIIAK from the coding sequence ATGACAAGTAAATATCAAGAAATCATGACGGCTATTGTAGAACAAATCGAATCTGGAATCTTAAAAAAAGGGGATAAAATCCCTTCAATTCGTGTCCTTAGTCAAACTTATCATTGCAGCAAAGACACGGTACAACGGGCACTTTTGGAACTCAAATTTAAAAATTATATCTATGCTGTTAACAAAAGTGGTTATTATGTTCTTGAAGGCAAAAGTCAAAAAGAAGAGCCACTTAATTTGAGTTTGACAGAATATAATAACATGGCGTACGAGGATTTCACGACGTGTTTGACAGAAACGTTAGTTAATCGTGAAAATTACCTTTTTAACTATTACTATCAACAACAAGGGTTGCAAGAGTTAATTCTATCCTTAAAAAACTACTTGGAAAAAGGGGCTATTTATGCTAAGGAAAACGATATTTTAGTCACTTCAGGAACCCAACAAGCGCTTTATATTCTTTCACAAGTTTCATTTCCAAATAAAAAGACAACGATTCTCTTAGAACAGCCGACTTATCACCGTATGATTGATTTAGTGGCTTCGCAAAATCTTCCTTACCAGACGATTGAGCGTGATTTTAACGGCATTGATTTGACGACATTAGAACGATTGTTTAAAACGCAAGATATCAAGTTTTTCTACACGATTTCACGTTTTTCAAACCCACTCGGGCTATCTTATACCGCAATTGAAAAGCAAAAAATTGTAGAATTAGCTCAAAAATATGACGTTTACATCATCGAAGATGATTACATGGGAGATTTCACGAAATCAACGGATTTGCCCCTGCATTATTATGATACGTCAGGTCATGTTATCTACCTAAAATCATTTTCAATGACCATTTTTCCAGCTTTGCGTCTTGGGACAATTGTGCTTCCTCAGCCACTAATGCAGACTTTTCTGGAATACAAAAAAATGATTGACTATGACACCAATCTCATTATGCAAAAAGCCTTGTCTCTCTATTTGGATAGTGGCATGTTTGAAAAAAATCTGAATTATCTGAGTCAGGTATTTCATGAACAAGTTGCTAAAACGACCGTGCTTCTCTCACAATTTCCAAATATTCAGCATTACAGCGCATCTCTCCAGCACCTTCTGATCGAATTGCCACAAGATAGACATTTAGGAGAACTCAAATTTACCAATAAAATCAATTATTTAGAAAATAGTTATCTGACAACTCCTCAAAAGCGTTTTATCCAAATTCCAAATGATATTCATTTATCAGAAACGCTAAATATTATTGCAAAATAA
- the dapA gene encoding 4-hydroxy-tetrahydrodipicolinate synthase: MTIEDLRNVKIITAMITPFNADGSINFDALPKLVEHLLAHHTDGILLAGTTAESPTLTHDEELELFAAVQKIVNGRVPLIAGVGTNDTRDSIEFAREVAAFGGFAAGLAIVPYYNKPSQEGMYQHFKAIADASELPIIIYNIPGRVVVEMTPETMLRLAEHPNIIGVKECTSLANMAYLIEHKPDDFLIYTGEDGDAFHAMNLGADGVISVASHVNGDEMHEMLTAIENSDIKKAAAIQRQFIPKVNALFSYPSPAPVKAVLNYLGFETGPLRLPLVSCPPEDAKRIIDVVIDGDVEATKETVTGVLRPDY, from the coding sequence ATGACTATTGAAGATTTAAGAAATGTAAAAATCATCACTGCGATGATTACCCCATTTAATGCCGACGGCTCAATTAATTTTGATGCTCTGCCAAAACTTGTTGAACATTTGCTTGCTCACCACACTGATGGAATCTTGTTAGCAGGAACAACTGCTGAAAGTCCAACACTAACCCACGATGAAGAATTAGAGCTCTTTGCTGCTGTTCAAAAAATCGTTAATGGTCGCGTACCGTTAATTGCTGGTGTTGGTACAAATGACACACGCGATTCTATCGAATTTGCGCGCGAAGTAGCTGCATTTGGTGGCTTTGCTGCTGGTCTTGCTATTGTTCCCTATTATAACAAACCGTCTCAAGAAGGTATGTATCAACATTTTAAAGCAATTGCCGATGCGAGCGAGCTTCCAATTATCATTTATAATATTCCTGGTCGTGTTGTTGTTGAAATGACACCAGAAACCATGTTGCGTTTGGCTGAACACCCAAATATTATTGGTGTGAAAGAATGTACAAGCCTTGCTAATATGGCTTACCTTATCGAGCACAAGCCTGATGATTTCTTGATTTATACAGGTGAGGATGGCGACGCTTTCCATGCGATGAATCTTGGGGCTGACGGTGTTATTTCTGTTGCCTCTCACGTTAACGGTGACGAAATGCACGAAATGCTTACAGCGATTGAAAACAGCGATATTAAAAAAGCAGCAGCTATCCAACGTCAATTCATTCCGAAAGTCAATGCATTGTTCTCTTATCCTAGTCCTGCACCAGTCAAAGCGGTGTTGAATTACCTTGGATTTGAAACTGGTCCATTGCGTTTACCATTGGTATCATGCCCACCAGAAGATGCAAAACGCATTATCGACGTTGTCATTGACGGTGATGTTGAAGCTACCAAAGAAACAGTCACAGGTGTTTTACGTCCAGATTATTAA
- a CDS encoding aspartate-semialdehyde dehydrogenase gives MGYTVAVVGATGAVGTRMIQQLEQSTLPIDKVRLLSSSRSAGKVLKYKGQDVTVELTTEDSFEGVDIALFSAGGSVSAKFAPYAVKAGAVVVDNTSYFRQNPDVPLVVPEVNAHALDAHNGIIACPNCSTIQMMVALEPVRQKWGLSRIIVSTYQAVSGAGQSAINETIREIKEVVNDGAEPKDVHADILPCGGDKKHFPIAFNALAQIDVFTDNDYTYEEMKMTNETKKIMEEPDLPVSATCVRVPVLFSHSESVYIETKEVAPIEEVKAAIAAFPGAVLEDDVANQLYPQAANAVGKRETFVGRIRKDLDVENGIHMWVVSDNLLKGAAWNSVQIAETLHERGLVHPTKELKFELK, from the coding sequence ATGGGCTATACAGTCGCTGTCGTTGGTGCCACAGGCGCCGTTGGAACTCGCATGATTCAACAATTAGAACAATCAACACTCCCTATTGACAAAGTACGTCTTTTGTCATCTTCACGTTCTGCTGGAAAAGTATTGAAGTATAAGGGACAAGATGTTACTGTTGAATTGACAACCGAGGATTCATTTGAAGGCGTTGATATTGCTCTTTTCTCTGCAGGTGGTTCTGTGTCAGCAAAATTCGCTCCATATGCTGTTAAAGCAGGAGCAGTTGTTGTCGATAACACATCATATTTCCGTCAAAATCCAGATGTGCCACTTGTCGTACCTGAAGTCAATGCTCACGCCTTGGATGCTCACAACGGTATCATTGCTTGTCCAAACTGCTCAACTATCCAAATGATGGTTGCTTTGGAACCTGTCCGCCAAAAATGGGGCTTGAGCCGTATTATCGTCTCAACATACCAAGCCGTATCTGGTGCAGGTCAATCAGCTATTAACGAAACTATTCGTGAAATCAAAGAAGTAGTCAATGACGGTGCTGAACCAAAAGATGTTCACGCTGATATTTTGCCATGCGGTGGTGATAAGAAACACTTCCCAATCGCATTTAACGCTCTTGCGCAAATTGATGTCTTTACTGACAATGACTACACTTACGAAGAAATGAAAATGACAAACGAAACGAAGAAAATCATGGAAGAACCAGACCTTCCAGTTTCTGCAACTTGTGTTCGTGTGCCAGTTCTTTTCTCTCATTCCGAATCTGTTTATATCGAAACAAAAGAAGTAGCACCAATTGAAGAAGTTAAAGCGGCAATCGCTGCCTTCCCAGGAGCTGTCCTTGAAGATGATGTTGCTAACCAACTTTACCCACAAGCTGCTAATGCTGTTGGCAAACGCGAAACATTCGTTGGTCGTATCCGTAAAGACTTAGATGTTGAAAATGGTATCCATATGTGGGTTGTTTCAGATAACCTCCTTAAAGGTGCAGCATGGAATTCTGTTCAAATTGCTGAAACTCTCCATGAACGTGGTCTTGTACACCCAACTAAAGAACTTAAATTTGAACTCAAATAA
- the cls gene encoding cardiolipin synthase, which translates to MIIENKNKNKDKAMRLLDKSRRSFLRGIFSRTTVISVLLILQLFFLIASFAWVDQYRIWMEIIERALAITAVLYLVNSEMDALSRVTWLILVMIAPLLGSLFLIYTKRDWGYRGLKQRMNELVDSSAKYLPDNQEILKVLKGNTSTTYHLVQYFDRSRGNFPAYQNTEVTYFPIGEAFFEELKKQLLKAEKYIFMEFFIIAEGIMWGEILSILEQKVKEGVEVRVLYDGMIEFSTLSFDYTQRLKKLGIQAKAFSPISPFISTYYNYRDHRKIIVIDGKVGFTGGVNLADEYINKLERFGHWKDTAIMLEGEAVNSFVVLFLQMWSVTEKELVVEPYLVEHEKSRRANGYVIPYGDSPLDIDKIGENVYIDILNHARDYVYIMTPYLILDSEMEHAICFAAERGVDVRIIMPGIPDKPIPYALAKTYFSKLMRSGVKIYLYKPGFVHAKVFISDDSKAVVGTINLDYRSLYHHFECATYMYKVDAIQDIYKDCLQTLKDCKRVTPEMVNNRPAYEKIIGLLVKTIAPLM; encoded by the coding sequence ATGATTATCGAAAATAAAAATAAAAACAAAGATAAAGCTATGCGCTTGTTGGATAAGAGCCGACGTAGTTTTCTTCGAGGGATTTTTAGTCGAACAACCGTTATTTCTGTTCTCTTGATACTGCAACTGTTTTTCTTGATAGCTTCATTTGCTTGGGTTGATCAATACCGCATTTGGATGGAAATTATCGAGCGCGCTTTGGCTATTACAGCTGTTTTGTATTTGGTAAATAGTGAGATGGATGCTCTCTCGCGTGTCACATGGCTGATTTTGGTTATGATCGCGCCATTATTGGGGTCGCTTTTTCTCATTTACACCAAACGTGATTGGGGGTATCGCGGACTCAAGCAACGAATGAACGAATTGGTTGATAGTAGTGCTAAATATTTGCCAGACAATCAAGAGATTTTGAAAGTTTTAAAAGGTAACACATCAACAACCTATCATTTGGTACAATATTTTGACCGCAGTCGTGGAAATTTCCCAGCTTATCAAAATACAGAGGTCACTTATTTTCCGATTGGTGAAGCTTTTTTTGAAGAATTAAAAAAACAGCTACTGAAAGCCGAAAAGTACATTTTTATGGAATTTTTCATCATCGCTGAAGGAATTATGTGGGGTGAAATTCTTAGTATTCTCGAGCAAAAAGTGAAAGAAGGTGTCGAAGTCCGTGTTCTTTATGACGGTATGATTGAATTTTCAACCTTGTCTTTTGACTATACACAACGTCTGAAAAAACTAGGAATTCAAGCTAAAGCATTTTCACCAATTTCACCATTTATCTCGACTTATTATAATTACCGTGACCACCGAAAAATCATTGTTATCGACGGTAAAGTCGGCTTCACAGGTGGTGTGAATTTGGCAGATGAATACATTAATAAATTAGAACGTTTTGGTCATTGGAAAGATACTGCAATCATGCTTGAGGGCGAAGCTGTTAACAGTTTTGTCGTGCTTTTCTTGCAAATGTGGTCTGTAACCGAAAAAGAATTGGTTGTTGAGCCTTATCTGGTTGAACATGAGAAATCAAGGCGTGCCAACGGCTATGTCATTCCTTACGGGGACTCTCCTTTAGATATCGACAAAATAGGAGAAAATGTTTATATTGATATCCTCAACCACGCCAGAGACTACGTTTATATCATGACACCTTATCTTATTTTGGATAGTGAAATGGAGCATGCTATCTGTTTTGCGGCTGAACGTGGTGTAGATGTCCGAATTATTATGCCAGGAATCCCTGACAAACCAATTCCATATGCTCTAGCCAAGACTTATTTCAGTAAACTCATGCGCTCTGGTGTTAAAATTTATCTTTATAAACCAGGTTTTGTTCATGCTAAAGTCTTTATTAGCGATGATAGCAAAGCTGTCGTTGGGACAATTAACCTTGATTACCGCAGTTTGTATCACCATTTTGAATGTGCTACCTATATGTACAAAGTCGATGCCATTCAGGATATTTATAAGGACTGTTTGCAAACCTTAAAAGACTGCAAACGCGTTACCCCTGAAATGGTTAATAATCGCCCAGCATACGAAAAAATCATTGGACTCCTTGTCAAAACCATCGCACCGTTGATGTGA
- a CDS encoding cadmium resistance transporter, with amino-acid sequence MVAINILGALGTQLFPPQYVGLLGFLPIILGRKAWFDYHNKEKTKANGADNIGVYIPVFSQYDLVDFFTTLIIFAGMIYLWCYIGHHIANISYVRKK; translated from the coding sequence TTGGTTGCGATAAACATTTTAGGTGCATTAGGAACACAGCTTTTTCCACCACAATATGTAGGATTGTTAGGATTTCTTCCAATAATTCTTGGAAGAAAGGCTTGGTTTGATTATCATAACAAAGAAAAAACGAAGGCAAACGGAGCAGATAATATTGGAGTATATATTCCTGTATTTAGCCAATATGACTTAGTTGATTTTTTCACTACTTTAATTATCTTCGCTGGCATGATTTATTTGTGGTGTTATATAGGACACCATATAGCAAATATTTCTTATGTTAGAAAAAAATAA